The following DNA comes from Octopus sinensis linkage group LG5, ASM634580v1, whole genome shotgun sequence.
cacatacatataatgtacttctacttatatgtgtatatatatataacacacacacacacacatatataaatatatatatatgatacatatgtgtatgtatatataaaacatacatacatacatacatacatatatatgtgtgtgtgcatgtctgtgtctttgtatacacacacgcacatgtatatatttatgtatatatggtgtagaTAAGGTGTTCTAGTGAAGTAAAAATTCTTAactgaagaattttaaaaaatctattccAATCATTTGTCAAGAATACTGATATTGCATCTTTTTATAACTTAAGAGACTTTCTCCTTTCACCTTGATTCTTAGTTGACAATATTCCACTGAAGAGACACTAGTGACCGATATGGAAAGACAATCTGTTTCCATTGGtagataaattttgaattttcatatttcattatggATTTTCAATGAAACCTTTCATTCTTTAAAATAACACAGCAACTTTCTTCATTATCTCCACCCAGAAAGGTAAATCGCCATAAATTCCATGTCAGAACTACACATGTTGGTACTTCTCTTCCTCTTGTAACAATTAATTATACAAGAATATGTAAGTCAGTGCTGTTTCTTGTTCCAACCAAAAGAAGTTTTACAAGGACTTCCCAAACCACTTATGGATTGATTCTTTCATTGGAaataacatacatgcatctacAAACTGTTCCTTCTTCACACATTCTGAAGACAGCTTTCAACCTCAGTATTATCTTTGGGAGATTTATCTTCTACTACTTACATACATCCAAATTAGCATTAATCGTGTTTACATAGGATGAATGGAACGTGAGAAAAGTttggacattaaaaaaatcaaaataaaaagcaaaactaaaacaaaacaattgtttCCTATCAGACAAAGAATATTATGTCAGGTattctaaattttcattttttttttctatatttgattTCTTCTGAGTTGATACAAGTATTCAGAAAACAAGTTTGTATTCTTAAATACACTCTGGATCAGATTAGGATGAAAAACACCCGACATCTGTCCTTTCGTTGTATCacagttcatattttgtttttattgaactaaaaagaaaaaaaatcaatgatttttattgttctttgatTGGTATCTGTAGCATGTGtgttatgtaaataatatttttaactgCTCCTCCCTTCAAGTTCTTTGCTTcgatgtttgttatcaataaattCTTCATCGAAACGAAGGACTTGAAGTTGATTGAAGAAATGGgttgacatttttattatttacatacaacacaaaaacaaacaattgtcAAGACTAACCAGAGATCAACAGAAGTCatgcaaataaaatttatatcttattaacttatcattttaaaaacaatattcttTATTCCATTAACCATTGCACAAGTTCATATGATAAAGATGATTGTAACGACTTGTATGTCAATGTATCTACCTGTACATTATTTAGCACAAACTCTCAAAATAACGATTTAGTCCATTTCAGAattgtttttttgtcttcaatGGTAGCCACACTTTGTTTAACTTTCCATATATCTACCCTAAAAACCATTGTGGCTAATGTAAgcataatttttaaatagattttattattattatcattattattattattttattatattatgattttctCCTCCTTTTATAATGtgaaatctttttatttatttgtttatttgtcagCTATTTTTTAAGGACATTTTATCTGGAAATGTTACAATTCTGACTATATCTAAACTATGTATTCATCATGTACTATAAACTGTATTGATCCTGGAAAATTTAGATCACTCAGAGATAAATACTTTTGAAAAAAcgtaatttttgttatattttcttttatatttcttttccttatcacctttatttttttatcatatatttgtcgagcgtgatcgttaccaacgtcacttcactggcacctgtgctggtggcacgtgtaaaaagatttgagcgaggtcattgccagtaccgcctgactggcccccgtgccggtggcatgtaaaaatcacccactacactctcggagtggttggcgttaggaagggcagccagctgtagaaactctgccagatcaagattggagcctggtgcagccatttggtttgccagccctcagtcaaaatcgtccaacccatgctagcatggaaagcagacattaaatgatgatgcttgtgtcattggattgtggccatgctgtggtactaccttgaaggattttagtcaaacaattcaaccccagtacatatttttcaaagtctggtacttattttattgatctcttttgctgaaccactaagttatggggatgtaaacaaaccaacactggttgtaaagTGGTGGAGTagggcacaaagacacatatacaacaggcttccacacagttttcattttCCAAATTCCCTCACATGACATTGTTTGGCCCTGAGCTATAGCAAGAAGACAGTTGtgctaggtgccatgcagtgggactgaacctgtaaacatgtggttgcaaaacaagctcctgtgctggtggcacataaaaaagcaccatttgagcgtggttgttgccagtaccacctgactggcctccatgccggtggcttgtaaaaagcactacactctcggagtggttggcattaggaagggcatccagctgtagaaaccttgccagatcagattggaacctggtgcagccttttggcttgccagccctcagtcaaaccgtccgacccatgccagcatggaaagcggacattaaacaatgatgctctccacgccaccagttttatccaagggaaaggcaaaggggccgatacagcttggcacctgtgacgtcgtaactcatttctacagctgagtgaactggagcaacgtgaaataaagtgtcttgctcaagaacacaacacatagcccggtccgggatttgaactcacaacctcacgatcataagcttgacgctctaaccactgagccatgcaccttcacgacgatgatgatgatggataataaTAACCCATTGTTTAGAACATGACTTTACAAAAAGTTCTTCAATCAAATTGTGATGAAAGGTTTTATTTTATCTAAGAACACTTCAAAGTGGATATTTTCGTACCATGGGACCAGGGTAGTCTCAGATGGGTTTGTATGGGCTTTTAAGAGACCAATCTTATTTCTCTACTggcaaaataagtaaaaatggttactattatttatttgtgtaattaGCATTGTTTGAGCCCTTCTCAAGAAATATATTCACTGTGatatttttttcaagaagaagaaatggaaataaatttcATAGCGTAGACATGGCTGTGCAATCAAGCTCATTTGCAACCaagtggtttggggttcagtcctctTGCATgccaccttgagtaagtgtcttctgttgtagCTATATCCAGGCTgatcagtgccttgtgagtgaatttaatagatggaaactgtgtggaagcccatcatttgtgtgtatgtagacatatgtatgtgtgtgtctttgaataTGTCCCCTGCACCTATTGTTTGATAATCAGTGTTGGTTGATTTATATCCCTAAAACTTAAGGGTTTGGCAATTGgttctgattaaataagtaccaaactttaaaaaaataagcactgggattgAGTTGTTAAAGTAAACTCttcacggtggtgccccagcatggccacagtataataGCTAAAAGACGAAAGAATGCTTATGAAATTCagtttatcaccatcatcaccactgtcatcatcatcattgatgttgaTGATTTGTTTGTTgaacgaagcggtcttcgtcccagagtgggagaagtccgaaacgtggtcctttgctattcgtaagatccACAGAAATgagagcaggtcaacccccgacactgagagcattgacggatggatgaatgcacatccaggctcagtggttgcgtaaGAAGTtggagacaagaaacaggaagaaagagtgagagaaagttggagcgaaagagtacagcaggggtcaccaccaccccctgccggagccttgtggagctttaggtgttttcgctcaataaacacacacaatgcccggtctgggaatcgaaaccgcgagtttcCTGCCCTAACCgttgggccattgcgcatccacttgatgttgatgatgatgataatgacaatggtgatagtgatgatgatgaatctgttGGAGGAGTTGTGCTTGCAATTCAAAGGTCCAGTTTTATCACAAATttatacagagaggacaaacaaggacagacaaacagattaagtcgactatatcaaccccagtgcataactggtacttcaaggtggcgagctggcagaaacgttagcacgctgggcaaaattcttagcattaTTTtgtctgcgttctgagttcaaattccaccgaggttgactttgcctttcatcctttcggggtcaattaaataagtaccagttttgcactggggttgatgtaatcgacttaatccggtttgtctgtccttgtttgtcccctctgtgtttagccccctgtgggtagtaaagaaataggtacttatttaatcgaccccaaaagggtgaaaggtaaagtcaacctcagaggaatttgaactcagaacgtaccagcagatgaaatactgcaaagtattttgcccagtgtgctaatgattctgccagcttgccaccttaaacaccctcaaataataacaacaacaatagctgaaTGGAATGTTAAGTTTATTATCATatggaaaatgtttaaaaatattctttaagtcAATTGCAAATTAGAAAGTATAATGAACCTTTTAAcattttgcaaaataaaaatattgattctACAGTTTTTGAGAATGCATAAAAATGTGACCATCATTTTCCATCTTCTTAGTGAATACAACAGGGTGTCATTATATCTTTCCATTGTGGTAGAAACTCAGCATTCTAAAATTTGGTACGTTTCCATAAAAACTTGGATTTTGACCATAATCTGTGAATCTGGGTTTTACACCATTCAAGTTACTCATCACTTTACAGAATAAAGATCTTTAGATCATCATTAGAATTACATTTTATTGCTTTTCATGTTGCATCTGGTATTTTGACTCAAAGTTCCTGTAAAAATTTCTATATTCCAACTTTATAACTGATTACTCAATTGGcactttattttgtcaacctaaggtaacgaaaggcaaagttgatctcagtgggctttaagcatttttaaaaatattgccaTACACTTAATGAATTATTTTAATCTAAACTCTGTCTGGATTTAATATTCTAAAGTTAAACTATACAAATCAATATCTTAACAAATTAATGTATTAAGCATATTTAAGTACTTTTGAtagttttatttatatcaaataaTTAACCAATTAATAACCAAGCAAAAGCTCTATGTATTTTATGCATTTAATAaactatataatttataaaaaaaaaaaaactgttatatgTACAGATTGGTTGTTTCACTTTAATCTTCCCAGGCTTGCATGAATAGGATGGTTTTGATAAATTTGGACGTTTCAGTAGGATAGGAACGATTTTTACAGCTGGCTATCCTTCCAGCCTCCAggctttttaaatataaaacaggagTGGCAATCAGTGTCAGTCCAATTGACTGAGGCAAGCAGAGTTGAGTGTGGTTTGTGCAGGGGCAGAACACAATGGCTATAATaaagtttgaattcagaacccaCTCAGGTTTTGCTGTGctgtattttaaaagtttcaaaCAAAGATTTGATGCATTTATTTAAGTGATGCATTTTTATATCAGCAAACACAATATTTCTGCAATTTCCCTGTTTATGTTCCGGAAATGAAGCAGTTGTGGCCGAAGCCTTGATGCTAGCGCTTTCTTCACACACCCGATTTTGTGTACAGACAACAATTcagtgaaaataaaattacaaattttttttgtatCAGTTCAGTCACATCTTGTACATATTTTCTGTATTTGCTGCAACACTTGAACTTTCAGGCAGAACATATTGTGGACCGATTTGTTCGAAACTATCCTCGGATGATGAACTGTCTCCAAGATAGTCATCCCCATCATTTGGGTCATGGTGATGATTCAGGTCTACTTCAAGGAAATCTTGGATTTTGTGAGCAATAGCATAGTGATCactgccaaaaagaaaaaaaaaaaatagtttctttactacccacgaggggacaaacaaatggattaagtcgattatatcgatcccagtgcgtaactggtacttatttaatcaaccccgaaaggatgaaaggcaaagtagacctcagcggaatttgaacgtagcagcagacgaaatacctatttctttattacccacaaggggctaaacacagagaggacaaacaaggacagacaaacagattaagtcgattatatcaaccccagtgagtaactggtacttatttaatcgaccccgaaaggataaaaggcaaagtcgacctcggcggaatttgaactcagaacgtatgacttacaaaataaaactttttttccaCTACTACCTACCTCCTCAACAATTGCTACCACCAGTGAATATACAATCACTCTTAATCTGTAACATAGGAATATAGgactcttctttatttttcttttccaactatctctacttgtttcaattattggactgcagccatactgaggtaccaccttgaagggttttcattgaacaaatcaacccccagctGAAATCTAGTTCTGATTATATGAGCCTCTATTGACGAACTGCAAAATTGCAAGGATGTAAATATAGGCACTGGTGTACCTGTGTGGTTGCTTTCcaatgagttcagtcccactgcatgccaccttgggcaagtgtcttcaactaaaaCCTCAGGCTGAACTAGTgcaaggatttggtagacagaaactgaaagaagcctgtcgtgtgtgtgtatgtatatatatatgcatatatatacataaacgatgatacctatgcatatatatacatatgcatatatatatatgcatatatatatgcatatatatatatatgcatatcatcgtttaacgtccgttctccatgctagcatgggttggactatatatatgtatatctatatataagcatatatatatatatatgcatatatcataggcacaggaatggctgtgtggtaagtagcttgcttaccaaccacatggtcccaggttcagtcccactgcatggcaccttgggcaagtgtcttctactatagcttcgggctgaccaatgccttgtgagtggatttggtagatggaaactggaagaagctcattgcatatgtttatatatgtatgtctgtctgtttgtcccacccgctgctgccagcatggaaagtggttgttaaacgatgatgatgatgatgaaagaagcaATAAGGTGTTCAATGAATTGGTCATACAATAACAAACCTGCTGTCTCCTATTGTAAAGGATTCTGTGATACCAATTATAGCACCAGCTGCCAAAAGAACCACCACCTGGTTTCCTTTACCAAGGTATTTCATTTCCCTTTCTTCAACGCGTACACCAACAATGTCGTCTAAGCTGGCTTTCACTGGAAATAAGACAATAACCAATGAAACTCTTGAAACTGCACGTTTCCATGTCAGAGATAAATGATAAGATATTAATTACCAAGATATCAATTACCAAGATATCAATTACCGAGATATCAATTACCGAGATATCAATTACCGAGATATCAATTACCGAGATATCAATTACCAAGATATTAATTACCAAGATATCAATTACCAAGATATCAATTACCAAGATATCAATTACCAAGATATCAATTATCAAGATATCAATTACCAAGATATTAATTACCAAGATATCAATTACCAAGATATCAATTACCAAGATATCAATTACCAAGATATCAATTACCAAGATATCAATTACCAAGATATCAATTACCAAGATATTGGTAACCAGAGTGACTAACCAGTCAGTTGGAACCCTATCCATCAATCCATTATCTTCACCCACTATTTCAGGGAGGCATTGTtggggtagagtcctcaggcaccccCTCCATAGAATCCCGTAAGATCAGCCATGATCACACGAGAGCatggatgttatccaaccatTTTGTTCTTGGTCTACTCCTAGGTTTCCTGCTGGTTGAAGAATCCATCTGGCAAGTCTTTCCTGTGACagtctaatcacatgtccatagtacTGGAGCTGTGCCTTCTCAATACAGAGACTTAACCTGGCTTAACCTCAAGAGACTCCTTGGTCTCTGAGCTACATATCCTGTCAAGTAAAATTACACCAAAGATCGTTTAGAGCAACCATCCATCAGATGGAACTAACAAATATACTTTTCATCACTTATACGACAAACATGACAGAACTAGTTCAGATGAGTGATAGATTATTATAGGTTTGTGCTGAGTAAAAACAGTAGGAAAATACTGGAAGATTAAGACTGCAGGATAAGAAATATCAGTCTCAGGAAAGAGTTAagaatatacagggttggccaaaagtcacccgacagtaaatcaaaattccataaatactatctgtaattctgtattgactcggaTGGTAAAATGTgtcactgtgccggtggcatgtaaaaagcaccatccaaacatggccgatgccagtgccgccttgactggcttctgtgccggtggcacgttaaaagcaccaaccgatcatgaccgatgccagactcccctggcacctgtgccggtggcacgtaaaaagcacccactacactcgcggagtggttggcgttaggaagggcatccagctgtagaaacactgccagatcagactggagcctggtgcagcctcctggcttcccagaccccagtcgaaccgtccaacccatgctagcgtggaaaacggacgttaaacgatgatgatgatgatgaagaaggacatcagtttgaacaattttcatgatgtttcatatttagatgctcttattaaattcattcagttgtcaAACATAAATTAATCTTGGAATTAATTGGTTTTTACTTACTGTCAGGTGgctttttggccaaccctgtatatctTAGAATGATGTActtagattagaaaagaaaagaaagtactataataataagaatcctttctactataggcacagggactggaattttgggagaggggggctagtcaattagattggtcccagtatgcaattggtacttattttaatgactttGAAAGGGTGAGTAGCATCTTTgatctcagcgggatttgaagtcagaatataaagatggatgaagtATTTTATCCAGGATACAAATAGTTGCCAccttaatgacaataataataataataataatgatgattacttACCAACATGTTGTTTGAGCAGTGGGTGAAGGAACCGTTGTAGAAGACTTCGCTTTTTGATGGTCAGCAGTCCAGTTGACTTCTCAAATATACAGTCCTGATAAAGAAGACAGATCATGTAcagaatatttttccttttacaGGGTAATGGATTGCCAAAATCAGCAGAGTGATAAAAAAGATGTCCTCCtcctccgcatcatcatcatttaacgtctgttgtccatgctggcatgagttggacagtttgactgggctggcactctgtaaggctgcaccaggccccaatctgatttagcatggttttctacagctggatgcccttcctaacactaaccactcagcAGAATGTAATAAGtactttcatgtgccaccagcatgtgtgTCATTTCTGTGACACTGGTATCTTGTCACGACTacgattttgctcggcttggtgggtcttcttctcaagcacgtcATACTGtcaaaagtcttggtcattgctgctgtgaggcccaacactcgaaaggaactcggccATTTTGCCTCCacaaggcccaatgtttgaaaggaactcaaccactttgcctctgtgaggccaaacTCATGTAATATCTAATTTCAAAtctttacatgctgagttcaaaccctaccaAGATCtactatgcttttcatccttttacgggttaataaaataagtggcAGTTGAGGGCTGGGATCAGTAGAATCAAAATCCTTTCGTATttctataattagatattataaggaattgtataaaaattgtttactcttttacttgtttcagtcatttgactgtggccatgctggagcactgcctttagtcgagcaaattgaccgcaggacttattctttgtaagcctagtacttattctatcggtcacttttgccgaaccgctaagttacagggatgtaaacacaccagcatcggttgtcaaagcaatgttggggggacaaacacagacacacaaacatatacacacacacatacatatatctacatatatacaatgggcttctttcaatttccgtctaccaaatccactcacaaggctttggttggcccgaggctatagtagaagacatttgcccaaggttccatgcagtagaactgaacccggaaccatgtggttggtaagcaagctacttaccacacagccactctttaaAAAAGATTTTGTGAATTGTAAAAGTATAAACAATGTATTATACATAAACTTCACAGGTCTGAAACGCCATTTTTCTTGGCCCTAGAAAAAAATTACTGTAGGccaccaaaaatcttatatggactacCAGGATCCACATGAatcctggttgagaacccctggtctaaATAATTATACAACCTTAGTAATAACAACTCAGCCAaggtattaaataaatattcttaactctgtaaagtgattggcgttAAGAAAGGGATCCTGCCATTTGACACTGTGCAAAAATAGACAATTGGGGCCTGgagcagcttcctggcttcccagctcctctcaaactgtCCAGCTTATGCCGGTATAGAAAAacgatgttaaatgacgatgatgatgatgaagaggtggtatggctttgtggttaaaacgtttgcttcccagccacatgctttggggttcagtcccactgtggagcTTCGTGCAATTTTCTGCAATAACACTGGACTGAGTAGATTTGCAAGATGGAAACCGAGACAGGCCTGTTATTCATTCgttcataaatgcatgcatacatacattcacacacaatgcaGTATCTATATATGGACGGCCAATTAAAGGAACAAACTGAATTAAAAGCGGTTTTTCTGATGAAAATTAAATTTGCATCATGAGCTGGGATAAAACATAGGAATTTGATACCAAACTAGCTTAAATTTTCTCCACCAACTATAAAACCGCATAATAAATATAAGTGGCTGGGAGAGCTTGTACACAATTCACGTAGCTTGAAAATTTTGCATattttacatagaaaaaaaaacattattcatAGTTTTTGCAagaaaaatgaaactggatcgacagaaacaagaaaatgttgaaaaaagCCACAATCGTACCCACACACAGAGATTCCTATAGTAAGGGAGGTAATCGCGGTTGAAATGTGTAAGAGTGCTTTCCCTTTACACACTAACATCCGACATTTTGGCAGATTTGAATGTTGTGTATCGGATCACAGTTGTTATTCACGATAGAAATTGGTCTTCCAGAAAGCGGTGTGTGTTTATAACACGTGAATCACAAGGCTAAAGGTTACTTCGGGGTACCGCAGTGTTTAGCCTTTGTTTTGCATCTCTTCAACCGATTAATTTCACAAGAGGCCGAGCTAAGGACATTCACTTTCGAGGTACTACtagcgtagtcgcgcatccgcgttagctagtcatgactagtcgatacttactgtgtgtttttgtgtgttatttactttgattaaaaaactatttattgtgtgtttttgtactttatttactttctgtaaaaaaactatttactttgtgtaaaaaaaattattcattttgtgttttatttactttgctaggtagtcgttgtaggatcgactagtcacgactagctagcgcggatgcgcgcaccgggaccactattCGCTAGTTGTACCCACTTTCGAATCTACCAGAACGAATTAACAATGAATAGCTACGTTATTTGGATTCTCACAGTTCTGCGTGCATCCCATGaataatttgtttgctgattCTTATAAACAAAAACTCGGTCCAGTGAAGCTCTCAACTCTCCTTACACAAGCGAATCACGTATTATGAACACCCGTCATTTCCACGGAGGGGATATTGTCCGATAATAACGGCAATCAGAAATTTAACGTCtaaatctataaaaatattttgagattaAAATACGCTTGTCGTCAAAGGGAAAGCACTCTTACATATTTTAAACGCGTTTGTCTCCCTTTGACCAGAAAACTTGGAAGTAAGCCTGTTCATCCACGCAGCTAAGCCTGCCGTAAGAGAACGTTAAATGAAAACTGGAATATCTCTTAGAggattactcatttacttgtttcagtcatttgactgcgaccatgctggagcgctgccttttagtcgagctgGGATAAAACATAGGAATATAcacattaatgataatgatgacacatacacacacacacacacacgcggccaGAGTTAATGGTTTCTTAGACTGGTTACCTGAATGGCATTTGGCAGTGGTGTCCACAATGCTTGCATTAGCTATTCAGATGAATGCTTAACTCTTTAATATTAAAATCAGCCACATCCGGCCAATGGCATGAAAAACTGTTAATCCAGATACATTTTCATCCTCTCTccattgtttttctctctctctttcctcaatcctttctgtcaaagagagtaggctcaaaacgtctaagacttttccattttcccagagtatcaaactaatacaccttctatacttaagagatgaggaattatgtacattatttacatttgatggatatttgtcctcatcttgtttgctgttaacacaacgttttggctgatatagcctccagccttcattaggtgtcttgggaaaatttcgaatctgggttctcattcaaaatgtatttttcgatgttattattatcattattaatatttagatcactgcttggaatcgaatgcGGAATCTTGGGGGTTAGCAGCCCGCgcacttaaccactacgccatatggagggtatatcagccaaaacgttgtgctgaggacaaatatccgtcaaatgtaaataatgtaatacaccttgtttgttattcctttacttgtctgtctgttgtacatttgaacaaaatattctacttgttttatgtgcaaaccagccagatccagcctctcacacctaccctacagcgTAATTTCCAAAAATATGAAATCACCTTATGAAaaccttgaagctacaagataatccatgattaacttaaaacaatgtgaataaata
Coding sequences within:
- the LOC115211885 gene encoding cytochrome b-245 chaperone 1 — encoded protein: MVYMQIKEQTADKLHLCREPNSWSWCLLFGVITGGIGAIYYGSDHFLWKIFWLLGALLLGLTAMEDWEDCIFEKSTGLLTIKKRSLLQRFLHPLLKQHVVKASLDDIVGVRVEEREMKYLGKGNQVVVLLAAGAIIGITESFTIGDSSDHYAIAHKIQDFLEVDLNHHHDPNDGDDYLGDSSSSEDSFEQIGPQYVLPESSSVAANTENMYKM